A portion of the Halobacillus ihumii genome contains these proteins:
- a CDS encoding lysophospholipid acyltransferase family protein: protein MNLYKLGKLVCSLVFFPLYRIKVVGKKNIPKDGPVIICSNHISNFDPPVVGITNSRNVYFLAKEELFKNRFLEKLLKSVNAFPIKRGMRDRNALRKGLEILKDNHTLGLFPEGSRQSNGVVGEGLAGAGFFALRSNAEIVPCAIIGPYQKFKPLKVVYGKPIDMTEYREQKASAKVVTDRIMEEIRQLHEFHRKKA from the coding sequence GTGAATTTGTATAAATTAGGGAAATTAGTCTGTAGTCTCGTTTTCTTTCCTTTGTATCGAATCAAAGTAGTCGGCAAAAAAAATATACCTAAGGATGGGCCTGTAATCATTTGTTCGAATCATATTTCTAACTTTGATCCTCCTGTTGTTGGGATTACAAACAGTCGTAATGTTTATTTTTTAGCAAAAGAAGAACTATTTAAAAACCGTTTTCTCGAAAAACTGCTAAAAAGCGTAAATGCTTTTCCGATCAAACGCGGAATGCGCGACCGAAATGCTCTAAGAAAAGGTCTGGAGATTCTAAAAGATAACCATACCCTTGGTCTGTTTCCAGAAGGATCCAGACAGAGTAATGGTGTAGTAGGAGAAGGGCTGGCAGGAGCGGGTTTCTTTGCGCTAAGATCTAATGCTGAAATTGTTCCTTGTGCCATCATTGGACCTTATCAGAAATTCAAACCGCTTAAAGTGGTGTACGGGAAACCGATTGATATGACTGAATATCGTGAGCAAAAAGCATCTGCTAAAGTCGTTACAGATCGAATAATGGAAGAAATCAGACAATTGCATGAATTTCATCGTAAAAAAGCATAA